The Erythrobacter sp. HL-111 DNA segment CCGTCCTCGCCCGGGTGCCCGAGGCCTTCATCGCCTACAGCTGCGACAAGAATTTCGGGATGTACCGCGACCGCGTGGGGGCGTTCTACATCCTCGCCGACGGCAGGACGACGCTCGACACCGCCTTTTCCAACGCGAATGCGCTCGCCCGGGCGAGCTGGTCGATGCCGCCCGATCACGGCGCCGCGGCGGTGCGGCTGATCCTGCGCGATACCGATCTGACGCAGGCCTGGCAGGACGAGCTCGACGAGATGCGCGCGCGGATGCGGCAGGTGCGCGACCGGCTGGCCGAGGCGGGCATGGCGGGAAGCGTCGATCTCTCCCCGCTCGGCGCTCAGAACGGGCTTTTTTCGGTGCTGCCGGTGACCAGCGAACAGGTCGCCGCCCTGCGCGAGGATCACGCGATCTACATGGCCGGATCGGGCCGGATCAACGTCGCCGGGCTGTCGATGGACAATATCGACCGCTTCATCGATGCGCTGGCCGAGGTCACCCGCTAGGGACGCAAACGGACACCGGCGAGACACCGGCAGGCGCTTCCCGAAGCGCGGCGGAGCCGCCCGCACCCGCCGCTTTGCCGAGTGATTTCAAGCGATTCGCCAGCGTGCGTCCGGGCCGGGCGCAGGGCCGGGCCAGACGCGCTGTCGCGTTCCTACAAGTCCCTGATATCGAAAGGCAAATTCCGAATTAACGGCTGTGAACGTTCTCACATCACACTGGTCGCAACAAGATACCGGCTCGCCGCAAGGGCGACCGGCGGGTCGCACAATTGCCTTTCGAAGGACCTGACCGCCGCAAGGGCGAACGCCGTTCGGGCAACGACCGGCTCCGCAGCGAGCGCCGCGCGGGCTTCGATCTCGGCTCCGGCAAGGAATGACGGGGCTTGGCACAATGGGCATTAACGAAGATTTCGCGCCCCAGGAAGGCCGCATCGCCGCCCGCCGCCACATCAACATGGGCGCGCTGCTGAAAGGCACCGACGGGAGGGAATTCGAAGGCACGATCCGCAACATCTCGGAAACGGGCTGCCTGTTCCGGGCCGAACGCGCGAAGCGGCTTGAGCCGGGGCGCCATTACAGTCTCAGGCTCGAAGGGCTGGAAATGCAGGTGGTGTGCGCGGCGTGGTCGGAGGACGGCCATGCCGGGCTCGAGCTGGCCGAGCCGCTGCATCCGGCGGTGGTCGACGATCTCGTGCGCGCCGTGCTGCTGGCGCTTGCCGCGAATGCCCGGGCGGACCGGGCGCGCGAGCGCGAGCCGATCGAGGACCTGCCGCCGCTTTCGCGCGGGCGGCGCGGCACGCTGCGCTAGAGGCGACCGGGTCGCATACCGCGCTAGCCGTGGGCGTGCGACCAGGCGCCCATCGACCCGAGGTAGATGTCGAGCCGGTCGAACCCGCGCGAGGCGAGCCAGCCCGCCGCAACCGTCGCGCGCATCCCGCTCGCGCACATCACGGTATAGTGCCGGTCCGGGTCGAGATCGCGCCAACCCTCGTTGAGATGGCCCACGTAAAGGTGCTGCGAACCCTCGATCGCGCCGCTTGCCCGTTCGTCCGCATCGCGCACGTCGAGCAGGGTCCAGTCCTCGCCCGCCTGGGCCAGCCTGCGCTCCACCGTTTCGGTCTGGACGGTCGGGATGGCGCGCATGTCCGCACCGTTCGCCGCCGCGGGGACCACGCCGACGAAACCGCCCGCGATCCGGTCCAGCCCGATCCGGGCGAGGTGTTCCATCGCCGCGTTGAGCTGCGCCTCGTCCGAGGCCACGAGGCCGATGCGATGCTCTTCCCCGATGAACCAGCCGGCAAAGGCGCTGATCATGCCGGTCGGCAGGCTCATCGCGCCGGCAAGGTGACCCGAGGCGAAGGCGAGCGGATCGCGCACGTCGATCACGTGATCGCACTGCGCCTCGTGCAGCTCGCCAAGGGAGAGGACCTTCGGCCGCAGCACGCGCGGCGCGGGGTCCGCCCCATCCATGTTGAGCCGTTCCATCAGGCGGAAATAGGGCGGCTGGTAGTGGTGTTCGGCGATCTTGAAGGCGATGAAGTCGTCGCGGGTTTCGAATTGCAGGCGCGGGTTGTTGCGACGTTCGTGACCGATGGTCGAGAATTCGCGCTCCGCCATGCCCGAACCGCAAACCGAGCCCGCGCCGTGGGCCGGATAGACGATCGCCTGGTCGCCGAGGGCGAGCAGCTTCTGCAGCGAATCGTACAGGAGCCCCGCGACCTCGCGCTTGCGGTCGGGGTAGAAATCGGTTCGCCCGACATCGCCGATGAACAGCGCGTCGCCGGTGAACACGCCGACCGCCCCGTCGGGATAGGCGGTGTCGTGGACCGCATAGGCGAGATGGTCGTCGGTATGGCCGGGCGTCTCGATCACCTCGATCCGAAGCTGTCCGATGTCGATGCTATCGCCCTCGCGCGCGGTCTCGGCAAAGACGACGGGGCGTTCGGGGTTCGGGCCGTGGAGCACCCTGGCCCCGGTCATGGCGGCGAGGAGCGGCGAGCCGGAGACGAGATCCTCGTTGCGGTGGGTTTCAAGGATGTGGGTGATTTCCAGGCCCTGCGCGCGCGCGTGTTCGAGATAGATCTCGCAGTCGCGGCGCGGATCGATCACCGCCGCCTTCCCGCCCGCTCCGACGAGATAGGACAGGTGCGACAGGCCCGTGGTCTTGATGGTTTCGAGGATCATGGCGGCTCTCCCTTTCGCTGTCTGCCCAACCAACGAGAGGGTGCCGCCGGTGTTCCTACCGGGCGGTCGCGGCGA contains these protein-coding regions:
- a CDS encoding PilZ domain-containing protein; protein product: MGINEDFAPQEGRIAARRHINMGALLKGTDGREFEGTIRNISETGCLFRAERAKRLEPGRHYSLRLEGLEMQVVCAAWSEDGHAGLELAEPLHPAVVDDLVRAVLLALAANARADRAREREPIEDLPPLSRGRRGTLR
- a CDS encoding MBL fold metallo-hydrolase, with protein sequence MILETIKTTGLSHLSYLVGAGGKAAVIDPRRDCEIYLEHARAQGLEITHILETHRNEDLVSGSPLLAAMTGARVLHGPNPERPVVFAETAREGDSIDIGQLRIEVIETPGHTDDHLAYAVHDTAYPDGAVGVFTGDALFIGDVGRTDFYPDRKREVAGLLYDSLQKLLALGDQAIVYPAHGAGSVCGSGMAEREFSTIGHERRNNPRLQFETRDDFIAFKIAEHHYQPPYFRLMERLNMDGADPAPRVLRPKVLSLGELHEAQCDHVIDVRDPLAFASGHLAGAMSLPTGMISAFAGWFIGEEHRIGLVASDEAQLNAAMEHLARIGLDRIAGGFVGVVPAAANGADMRAIPTVQTETVERRLAQAGEDWTLLDVRDADERASGAIEGSQHLYVGHLNEGWRDLDPDRHYTVMCASGMRATVAAGWLASRGFDRLDIYLGSMGAWSHAHG